The genomic window agacatttGGAGTGAAGTGACTTCTAACCAGGcattaaacatgtaaacatttgCGTTTTAAATAAGGCCATAAGATCAAAACAGCTTTTTCCAACATGTTTTTAGAAGGAACATGCTTTTTAGAATaatctcaaaactttcataCAGGAGTCTGTTCAAAACATTTCCGTTAGAATAAAAAGGTTCATATTTTAGATCATTAGCACTGAAATGGTACATTTAAATAACTCAGTGGACAACAGTGTTTATGGTAAATAAGCAGACATGCTACTCACCTGCAGTGGTGACTTTACTCCCTCTTGTGGACAAATATTTCACAGATGAAACtttaggtgtttgtgtgtgtactcTGTTGTGTTACCTTTTAAAGAACCATGTCTGCTATAATTGCTGACCATATCAGGACCGTAGTCCTTAGGGTTAACTGTGTGAAGACCTGGTTTTGATTCACATAactctaaattttaaaaaaattaagtttaagGCCAGGTTTAGGCTACTGAAATGAATGAGCCAATACAATGTCATGACTGAAAAATAAGTGTACATGTGCATGTATAATcattcaacataaaaaaataactcagaaaACCTACAATTTACCAACTATaatctgttttaatattttagaaaatcttATTCTTCATATAAGAAAAAGACCTTATCCAAAGTGTTTCATCTGTCGGTAAAACTTTCCAGCATGAATCAGGAGGTACCTGCAAATATGTTCAACTGACAGCCAGCCataaaccataaataaaaatatccctTCTTTACATTTCATTTGACTAAAGAACTATATTAGCAGTACCAGCAGGACAGAAAGTGGTGAAACGGAATCAAACTCGCTGTATGGTGTAAAATTTACATATATATTATAAGCGGTGGTGTTAATATTTCCAAACAGAACTTATAAACTTGGCACAGAGTCACGTTGGAAGGTTGAAATGAAAACGGTACCTTCATACAATGAACAAAAGCTGCAACGTCATAAGAAAGCAATTTTCTcctctataaataaaaacaaataatcctAATAATGAAACAACTACATCAGTATAACAAAGGGTTTACAAGAAATACATTTCACTTGATTAGATAAGTTAAATGGGAggaaaatacatataaatataaaaaaaggagaaagggaGCGTGGTGGTCCTCTCCATCTTCATTTCAAGAATATGGTCTTCTAGTTTCCATTTGAGCAGATTTGTTGTGGTCCAACATAGTCATGCAACAAAAATGGGCTAAAAGCAGAGCTACTAAAATATGATGGAGAATAAAACATTCAAGTATTAAATACTAGTGTAAACAAACCTATCTGTAGTACAGTACGTCACTAATGCAGTGGGAATATTGAGTCATCAGTGCTGATGTTCTATGAGAAAGTAATGGACGTTATCGGAGCTCATCTGTTGTGTTAATGGTGCGATGGTGCGTCAGAAATCACTACATCATGTTTGCAGGTGAGCTGAAGTGAGATGAAAGTCTTATGGTGCGCCATCTGGAATCCACAGGACTTTATTCTGTTCCTGCTCCACGATGGTCATGATCTGAGTGCAAATGTTGGAGACGCTGCCTCCTTGGACAACGCCTGCAACACAGTGAGGGTGGGGAGGAATATTTACAGGGGAGGGATGTAAGTCAGGTGTGGCTGAATCTTTCCTTTTTAGATCAGGTGGTCTGTGGCTTTTCTCTCCTCTCATTCTAAAATGCTTTTAGATTTCAGTTTGAGATTAACATTTTGTATTAAGACGGGTATAAAACTGTTAGTAACTCAATACAGCTTTTACATCTTAAGTTAGTTTACTAAAGAACTGGAAGAAACTTAGTCCGGCGTCCAAATCCTCTGATTTAAatagttaaatttatttaaatcaacagAGGACTATATTGAGATTACCGCATTCACCTTTTACAGTAAGTATATTTCAGTtagcagtttaaaacaaaacccatttAGCTTTTCACAGAACCAAAATGAACCGATTCactgatcatttatttttcactatATGAGATCCGTTCCTCATGTCTTGTGTGAAAAGTAATAAAGTTGGGATCATACACTCATACGTCATATTCACAGAGACGTCATGCTGCATTTTCACTCGGTTTTGTGTCCGTTTCATGCATACAGTAACTGAAGATCTCATACATACAGATACACTTTCAATTTCCCAGAGGTTACGGGTTTCTTTGcgtttgattttttaaaaacacgatCCAAAAATGGAAGCTAGTTTACATTaatttaacagacaaaaacaaccacTTTTAAATGTAGCCAAATCATTTAGTCTTTGATGGCAACTACCACCAGTACCGTCTCAACTCCACTAAACATTACCAGATACTAAACTATAATTCTGTTCATCGTGACTGTGGCACACGTGAAAGTGTGAAACTTGTCCTTGTTTAAAAAGACCActggccgtgtgtgtgtgtgtgtgttcattgcCAAAACTCTTTCCCCATAAGTTGCCTCTCTTTACAGTCATTAATCAAACGGACAGTTGGGTGTTTCAGACCGTTTGCTGCTCCAGATACTAAAACTTTAACTTTGAGCTAAAAAACAGCCCACAATACCTTGCTCTAAAATACTTAACAGCATcaacttttcagtttaaaaataaaaaaaaataaaaaaataggttgCATATTAACCTTCATTCATAAACTTCATACATTAAACCTGAGGGTGAAAAGCCATTCTCACCAACCTGTGAAGAAGCGGCTGTATTCCTGCTCCGTTTTCTGCGCCGCCTCAAACTGCTCCTTGGAATGTTTCTGAGAGAGTTTATCCCGCAGGTAGAAAGGATCCTTCTGCTCTCTGGGGAGACAACATTCACACCCGTCAGaaacttttcacacatgcagagtcattaaaatgtgcttcagcactgcaacaaaaaacatccGCTTCTTTAAAACCCACAACTCATTTTTGTCACTGAATTTAAGATCAAGCTCAGTGTTGccatgtcaaaataaataaatgcggCTTTATTATGAGCTCCAAATTgtatctttgtttttccttcttttaggAGTTCCTTAACATCTAAAGGCTTATAACAAAAGCCCATGACTAAATGCTGAtaagtaattaaaataaatttattcaaacataaaaactgatttaactCTACTTAACGGCACaacgtttttttattattactaatatTCAAATCAATTACAGTCAAAGTGTAAAACAGTAACCATGACAGAAGGTCAAACATCTGTCAGCACAACATTATAACCAGAAACAGTCATTTGTggttttatgaatttattatttgaacaatatcaatgtttaattttttatttcacagtcaCCTTCAATTTCAGCATATTTAAACATGTGTAAACAAGTGGCACATATGTGAGTTTACTTATATCATGAAATTtgccccaaaaaataaaaaaacacttcatattTTCCCTACTAGAATCAAATTAATCTTTAATCTAGTGCCAACACTGCTAACAATGAATTAACTTGAAAGAAAACCCGTTTAAATGCTTCCAGTTTGCTCTTTAATATACATCTGCAGCCAGTTTGAGGAAGAAGTCATGTGACTGGAAGTCTTCATGCTCCAGAGGGAACCAGTGACCCAACCTAGAATCCGTTTCCCTCCCCCGACTCTGTATGCAGTCGGTGTGGTCTGCTGTCACCTCTCAGAGGATGAAAACATGAACGAACCGTAAAGCTTCTGTAAGCCGTTGTAGCAgtcctgcagcaggaagtcTGTGGAAGGTGTGGCCTCGCCGCTGCGAGCACTTCTGCCGCCCACGCCACAAAGTGGAGCCACATGCTCCCAGAGCCCCTCCCAGGACAGCTGGCACTCAGCTGATGACATTGAAGGCTTAGCAGGAATCAATCTCCCATGTTTGTCTGTCGCACCGTTTCATAAATTTGTGAAAGAGTGTGCGTGTGCGCGCGCATTTGTGTGGCCAAAAAAAGCCTGTTCCCATTAGATTAGAGTGTGTCCTCATCCGTGGGTGTGCTTATGGACttgtatataaaaataataaacatccCGGGGGTTCAACAGATTTAATCTTCCCATTTGATTACAAATGGAAATAGATAAGGCATTTTTGATATTTCAGCATCTGATGATTTATGGTGTCTGATCTAATGAGACTGATCAAATCAGGTTTATCACTTGGATATATTTCTACATCTGCAGGATGGACGTGATTATAAATACTCCGCAGATAATTTCTCGACTGCCTGTCTGCAGGCGAAGAATgttaggaaaataaacaaaaatcatatcaACTTGATGGATTAACAGGCATAAACCGTGTCAATGACCCTTCCATCCTTTTGATTAAAATACGTTTTGATCATTAACTGATCAAGACTTTTATCAAAAGAATGGCCAAAGTTCTGAACCTGAAATGTAGGTGATTAAACAGCattggcaacaaaaaaataacaagcttGATAAAGACGTGACGTACTGCATCTTCAGGTAAGAAATAATCATGTAAAGTTATGGGAATACTCACTTTATCTGCTTGGCATTTTTGTAGCGAATGAATATGATGATTGGGTAGATGTGAACGCTGTGAAGACGTTCAATGGCATAAGGAGCAATGTCAAGTAAACAGTGGCAGTCCTAGAAGAGAATGACAGCAAAGGACTGCATGAAAAATGTGGGTAAAATGATGTAAACAAATAAGTGATGATGTAAAAAGTTAAATCTtagattttaaatgttccaGTCAAACGTGTCATTTCTTGAGGCAAGTTGTAACATTTGGAGGCAAAaagatgtttaataaaaagacGGACTTGACTCAGTTTTGTCATAAACTggcaaacagtttttattgacaGCCTGATCCAAAGAGACCATATTAAAGGTGAAAAGTGAAACTCAAATTAATCTCGATTTACCTTCTCTGTGATCTCCTTTATTGATGCAACAGTTGTCACGTCGAAATGACCGCTCCTCCGTTTGTAGTCGATGAACACACAATCTTTTACTCCTCGCTCTATGGCTTGCTGAGACGCCTTCATGATTTCTagaatttacatttaaaaaagtccAATTATACTAATTCATTTCTCTCTACTTGTCACttctttgttaaaagaaaaaaaaaatatctagaTGTTCCTAATTAAGTCGTTCTCTTACAATCTCTCTTTTTCAGAGACAAACCTGATGACCTTTTGTAAAATCAGGCTCATTACGTGTAGAAGCTCACCGGGCAGACAGCGACAGAACTTAGCAGGAGCCTCCTTCACCAGCATGTCCTTAACGGTCTCGACTAAAGGACCCAAGATCAGCACGGCTCTGGGGAACGAGCAGTCCACCTTCTGAACCCGCTGGTACAGCAGGCTCATTCCATCTgaacaggaaacacagaaatgcaaatGACGAAGAAAAAGATGGAACAATGAAGAGAGCTGCAGTTATTAACTGCAGATACAGGTTTCAAAGGCCTGGAAAGGATTTTGCGCAGCCAGAATGATTTTTGTAGCACAATCCTGCTTCAGAACCACATATAAAACCTccagcattaaaaaacaaaataaccttgatgttgtaaaaactgttttttaaaatagggCTAAATGAAACTTGAGGGAGGTGACATATTTACCTACATTTGTCACAAATAACTTTGCATACTCAAAtcttttagaggaaaaaaagttttaagtttGTGGTAAAGCTGCttaagtaaaataatttattaccCTCTGTAATTGGTAAAGAATCTGTACTTATGGCGTCCAGAACCATCAGCTCCTTCCCGTCCTTAGATCCACTTCGTTTGTGCTTCAGCCGCCGACGGAAGAATGACCTTCGAGCGGCGGCAGACATGGCCTTACTGCTGCCGTTTTCATCTTTCACATCTGCTGAgctgtgttttctgtaaaactccTGATCCATCCTGACAGAGATATATCAACATAAATCACATAAACTCAGACACTATCAGAATCAtcctcagaaacacaaacaataaaatagtcCTTCAGACTAATAAGGACTGGATCAAATGCAAATTACATGCTTGGAAAATGTAACAACCACAGAGAAAGGAGGTCTAACTTACATGTATTTACTTGGAATCTGGCCCTTTTCCAGCTTCTGTCCACTCTCATCAAGATGCCAGGCCATCCAGAAGCCAAAATTCCCATTTGGCAGTGTGTCTTCAACATAAAGGATGTCATCTTTCTTAAAGCTCAGTTCCTGCTCTACTTCTGCCACCCGCTCATAAAGTGCTCTGACAAAAGATCAACAACACCACGTATACGGTAAACTGTCAATGCCAACAGAGTCAGAACAGTTCATTACAAATAAGATCCTAAATGTGCTTCATATCCACTTTATTAAACATCCACATTGCCTAATACTGTAATTAGGTTTGATTTGACACTTGAATTAATTTGTGAATTTTTCAACTGTtatgaaaacacaaatctgCCTCTTTGCTTTCAAGAGTTGGACGATTTACATACCTAATGAAGAATCCATCTCCAGGAGACTCTTTGATGTCAGTGAGGCTGTCTGCACAGTTCAGGACCTTGAATGTGACcgtttcagctggttttagcaTTTCCAGGTAGGAgtcttctttagttttattcttcATGCTGATGCCATTGAACTGTAAGAAAATTACTCCACTGATAAAAGGGAACACTGAGATACGTCAACAGGAAACAAATCATTTTCAGTAAAGAAATAATGCAGGATAAGAGTCAACAGTAGAGGATAAACGCTGCTAATACCTCCAGTATCAGGTCTCCAGGCAGCAGTCCGTCTGGGCTCTTCATCGGGCTGTCATCATCCAGCATCTCCACAAAGATGCCACAAATGTTTCCCCCACAAATCTGAATCCCCAGTTCTGCATGAATCCTCTTCAACCTCACCAACCgagtttctgcagctctgagtgAAACTGAGCATGGAAgcctggaggggaaaaaaaaaaaaaaaaagttttaaattcccAGTCCCTCTACCCaaaatattcacttttattAGTCTTACTATTATAAAATACTAAACCTGAAAGAGTTGTGGGGGCTTGTGGCAGGAGTTGTCTGCCTGGATGGAGGAGTCATGGTGCCCTCGTCCTGCTCACTTAAGGTATCGACAGCAGAGTGGTTCTCCGGGCTAAGAGGGACGCCATCTTGGGGTGTTGGCTGGTTGCTGATTGACTCCATTTGAGAACTAAGAACAGAAGCAGTCaggtgaaatattttgttaatcaCTCAATGActcaaaaactttgaaaattgtttcactcattaaaaacagattgcaTTTTCTTACCCTGAACGAGAGTGATTCCCCAGCTGAAACATGTGAGGGTTATACTGAGCCAGAATAGTGACTGTGTCGCACTGCTGTCCGATCACCAGCCGCGCCTGCTGCTCATTGGCATTTCGAAGATTGATTCCATTAAACTGGAAATGGCATTGAGTCTTTAGAAACAAAGAAGTTACAGACTTTAATGTGAATTTTACATAAGGCGGCTGTTTTACCTCGAGCAGCTGGTCTCCGTACTCCAATCGGGCTTGATGAGCGATGCTCCCTGGTGTCACTTTGGAAACAAATACGCCACCGTTTTCTCCACTCACTATGGAGATCCCCAATGGCTCTGCTCCTTTCTGTACCGTCACATTGCGTGGATCCCCCAAGAACGGCCTTGCAGAATAAAAGAGCATTCACTTATTTGTCGTGTTTCGTCATAAAATCttatagaaaaatacaaactctACAAGTAGGCATGAGTGCTTACAGCTGTAGGTTTCAAAGAAACATTAAAGTGGGGCCAAAATTataaacaatttctttttctttgaagtGACCAGTTCAAAAGCTTTGATACTTAATATTTAGGCTTTTTGAAGCTATTACAAAGTTGAATTAAAAAGGAATATGCTGACTGATACAAAAgttgaggagaaaaacaaacaaacaaaacaattactgaTAAAGTTCAGAACTACAACAGACAGTATTGTTCCACTCTGATTTCTAACCAACATTAGTTTAAGTAGAATTTTGTCAATCTACATCTGTGTTCCTTAGCTTTAACATCCTGCCGTAAATACTGAATACgactgagatcagggctttTAGAGGGCAACACTAGCTGATATtggtgttcttttttaaaaaaaaaaaaaaaaagtactcactgcaaagtcatCAAGACTGGtccaaaataactaaaaaaaaaaagaaaaaaaaaaaaagagttttttatttattcttgacagactcattcctttttccttttcatttagcagcagattcactcctATTTCCACCTAAAAACATCTTCTGAGATTTTACGCTTGTCTGATTCCACCGTATTCATTTATCTACACAGAATACAGACAGCCTAATGCAGGTCAATCACCCGACTCAACCTTCCGtgtggttttcagcagattcagtagagggctttgtttacattgagcgtgtACCTGCAATCCAGAATTGCAAATCAACATATCTGGAAAATTACTGGagtgaactctttcaaactgcgcTATTTGATCAAATTCAGGATAACTTTGATtttatactttgcaatgagtacttttaaaaagcttgacagaggaaaaatacaacaaacgcCCTTTGAAATTGCAATACAGCCAGTTTCCTTAAAGCAGACTGCTTTGAAGTCCATTAATAAATATGACAGCacaaattttaaagtaatttattataCAGCAACATTACAGCTTTACAATCTCTACTTTAAATTACATCTTGTGATTCTTTCAGTATAAAGATTgccatttattattattattcaataAGAAAGGTTCAAACATATACAGAAGCTGTGCAGAATGTGTCAAGTGCACTTTCAAATCCAACTCAGTGTCATGCAATTATTCTAAATTTAACATCATCTTTAATTATTAACAAGCAGAGAGATTAGAGATGATGACTTAAAGGGAAACAACCATTTCATTATTAGGGTAAATTTAACATTCAAATTAATCATGCACCAGTGCTGCTAAATGGAGCAGAACATAGCGTTTATATTTGCAGTGTGCACAAAGATTATCTAGAGAGTGCTCTCTGTAATTCTTGCATATTCCATTTGTGCTACAAGTAGCTTGGGACGAACCTCAAGCTTCTCAAAGAGAAGAACTTGGGCTTTACTGGTGGACGTCTAACAGAAGGAGCGTAGAAAGAGAGAAATCTgagaagcagataaagaaaaaaaaaaggaaagtaaaaagAGAGACATTGATTGTCTGAAGTTGCAAAGAAAGCTTTCAGGTTATGATGATCAGTAGCAGAGAATAAATTTATCGAAGGTGAGTCAGTGTTTTGACAGTTTGAGATGAAGGTGATAGATTTGTTTACTGCATCCCAAGCACTTTATCACAATGAACCAGACAAataagtgggaaaaaaaaacaaaaaaacatgtcatgCTCTGCTGAATGATGACATGGGGATGCAGACGAGGTGCTGGCTTACCCTTCCCTCCTCCTGTCACCGACTGCAGCAGGACTGACTGATATCCTGggctgggaggaagaggagctctGCGATTGGCTGCTGGAGTACGATGACGTGTCCAGGTTGACAGGAGACATCGGAGGCGTCAGGCTGCTACACTCGGAGTGTGAAAGGGAGCCTGGAGTGACAGTGGAGACAAGTGCTCGTGTcatttacagcagcagcagcgttcACCAACAGGTGATATAATCCAAACAAATCCAAACCTTTGTCCGACCCAGCAGAGCGGGAGTAACGAGCTGGAGGGATCTTAATGCGTTCCGCCCGAAACTGTAACGTACCAGGGgagcctaaaaataaaaataaaaaaaaagaaatgttgtgtACGCATGGTCAGATACCTTTCTTGTGGCAGAAATGGCAGAACTCCTAAACTTCAGGAAGAAGACATCTGACGCAGCCAATCAGTCTCTGTCATCTTCTGAGCTGAATCAGATCAGTTTTATCGTGGTTCATCTTACGGTCAGGATCCTAAATAACTAAATGCTAATCAAATGTATAATCTTTGCTTTGTATTAAACCATACATTAAGGTCTCGCCTCTTTTAGAACCatgtagaaaataaatgcagctttGAGGTCAGACCTCAATCTTCCACTGACTGATAAATGTAATTCTAGTCAACTAATGGTCCGcaggttttaaaatttattgcatTTCGGATCAACTGCTTTGTGTGACATCAATAGACAGGCTTTGTGAAACTCCCATCACCATTATTTCTATATACAACAAGatctttttcatgtttactaATGTAGCTGGTTATTACAGATGATTACTGCAACTCACTGTGGCCAGAAGAaagaaagtttagtttttacttttccaatgttaaaaaaaaaaaaatctaattcttgAGTTTGTAGATTAACTATAATTGAAACAAACAGTAGAAATCAGCATTTCTTTCTGCACTTGCCCAAGACATTTGCATGGCCAAATACCagcaaaacaagagaaatgtttttgtcattagaATGACCTGCCCTGTTTTAAGTTAAATTATCATACCACATATTACTTAGaggacattttaaacaagttctgtttgttttgaaactagGACACCATACATACTCAGCCTGGCTGCAGAGGGCAGTGAGTTTGTGCTGTGTGGTGGTTGGCTGCAGTTGATCTCAGTCAAGTCACCATCGCGCTTGTGGCTGAGGTCCAAACTAAGGGGTCCATGATGCTGGGGgctaaaagcagagaaagaggCCTATATAAGTCCCTTGGCAGTCAATTATTCAACCCAGAGCAAGATAGAATTTGCTTCGTGCCATCTGTTCATGGGATCTGGGGCAGGGTGGACACTTATTTTGTACATGGAACAACAGATTTggccttttttccccttttgcaCAACGTTATTAATTTTTATAATAGAAAATGCAGAGATGAGGGTCATAGGAACTTTATATGATGATTCTAAAATgttcacaaagaaaacatccatttaggtaaacaacaacaaatagatTAGGCTTAAAATCAAATATGCTGGCAGAAAACCTTTGTGAATGCAGATAGATCCCTGGGCTTGGACCTGAAGGACAATTGGTGGTTTGAATCTCATTGCTCCAGGCTGTATAAACTGGGTTCCTCGCAGCAGCTGCCATAGCAGGACACTGTGCTAAACATCGTTGTGGAGGGTCTGAAAAGGCACAGTGTGAGATTTGAGCTCCAATTTCCTTCAACTGACAAATGCACTCTTGTTTAGATGCAAAACAGAATACATTGGGATGTGCAGATGACTCACGTGCTGAGATGCTAATGTAGCTTGGGGGTGCAAACGGCATGCTGTACCGATTAGTTCTCAAAGGAGAGAAGCGTAACAAGTCCACCGGCTCCGGGGAGTGGTCATCATTAGAGAAAGTTTGTGTCTGAAAGAaccaacaaacagcaaataagACTTAGTATTTAAACTAAGCAAGCAACAAGAAATACAGTGAATATTATAGTTATGTGGTTGGAATTGTTTGTTCATTGGGAAATacttttgacaaaacaaatgactttGGTATCTCAGTTACCTGCATGGGAGCAGGGATGTGTAGTGGAGTCACATTTCGCCGTAGAGCTGGTGCCGATTTTGGCCGGTACCGCCTCTTTTCCTGCACCTCTGCCCTGTGTCGACTCCCCTCATCCTCAGAGTGTTTTAGGCTGTTCTTGGTCTTTTCTGGAGGCGTGTTGATGTAATAAAGCTGGTTCCCCACCAGTCCCTCGTCCTGGGGTCTTGTGGTTTGAGCCACGGAGGCTGGAGGAGTGCCACTGGTGATAGTCGAGTCGGACGCAGAGCTGTTCTGCTGACGATGCTTAAATCGGAACGAGTCGCTCCTGGCTGGTGGGGTGGGAGGTGTATGGGCAGGTTCAGACACTGAGCTTTGTGGCGAGTGCTTGGACATTTGGGACATGTAGTCCACTTGAGGGTTTGTCTCAGGCCTCCTGAAAGCAGCCACATCAAAGATGGACTTcctctgtttgggttttttaaagactgacaGCGGGTTTGCTTCAGTAATAGAAGCTCCCACTATGACTTTTGGCCATGTCCCTACAGTGGCCTTCAGTGGGAAACTCTGCCCCCTGTCTACAGGTGACTGAGTAGAGTTTCCATCGGAAAGAACAGGGGTGAAGGTGAGGGAGTGAGGGCTGATATCCTGCCTTGGGTAACAGAGTGCTGGATGTGGCTCGGACGGACAATGGGAAGTGGAAACGGAGCAGGTGTGCTGGGAGGTGTGAGAAAAGGTTTTGTGATGGGAatgagagctgctgctgcttcctaaGGAATCACAAGCATCTTTACACACTTCCTCTTCTCTGCTGCCCGAGTTGCAGCTGCAAACATCAGTCTGAGTTGAGCAGTTGTGCTTAGAgttcctgcagctcctggtgTGGATTTCACCAGACTGGAGCCGCAAAGTTTTTTCAGAGTCCCTCAAAGTTTCAAATAAATTCTGTCCAGAATAGCTTTGTGGgaaaaactggcaaaaaaagGGAAGTAAACCATCATTAGCAGCTTCACAACAACTACCATACAATAAATGCTTTTATGTAAGGTAATCACCTTAATAAGAGAGATGCTGAGAGAGTTTCCACAGCTCCTCAACAGAGATTCACATTCAGAAAGAGTTTTATTATCAAGTTCAATTCCATTTATCTGCGtacaaggagaagaagaaaaacaaacaaacgattATTACACTTTCTTGCTGAGGTAAGGACATGGTAATCCCAAAAACCCTGATTTACAAgcagtctgaaaaacaaaaaagtgcaaaatcaTAAATGACAGCATTAATATTTTGTATGAAACTGGAATGCAAACACAGCACAGATGGGGTCTAAGAAAA from Kryptolebias marmoratus isolate JLee-2015 linkage group LG17, ASM164957v2, whole genome shotgun sequence includes these protein-coding regions:
- the LOC108248719 gene encoding disks large homolog 5 isoform X1, translated to MELQHKELLEKCYQNLVESITDADRVVDVLVHRGALSQSERCELGHDCSSSPGKVDHLLKILLRKDRDCFEEFCAALEATHPHLHASLLDGIGPVDHTAGSTYSVLSTMPSDSESSSSLSSLGQRGLSLKKWSPGTSGQASSPLPSNTDSHRVNEKMETVLFQLRQVTCERDELLKRLPLSSPGTTFEECRLNSKTGHDYERLKLQCMKAMADLQSLQNQHSTTLKRCEEAVKKADFYRRLACEHNQLKEEMEAVRQHNIQLVRELNHVTQACEELRRIHEDDQREVADMRMLQQQLMREGSSEILNKMYETAIDKLEAMKGDYEALRKRYNEKTASHNADLVRLDQIEEENHRLQKTLDILSKQRDAAIHYQQQCSSSVKRFDNTQQELSKATAQNKELQRELDRLQTEMTRFKTQQLKAVKDCEKYKEERDSVIGEYRLIMSERDQVIKEVDRLQTGLEMAEAKLKNDSSERRVASEELEALRQELASALVDRDRAICEKNELLEKYCHEVKDKAEAQKELSQACKDIETVREERDVARKERTEAIIQRDQLLREYYQARQKQDSATLDMERANKEIEMLRKQYEAVSQELKEALQEAEVAKCRRDWAFQERDKIVAERESIRTLCDNLRRERDRAVSDLADALRNLDDMRKQKNDAARELKELKEKLDDQLEKEERYRQLMVHSSHDSAIDTDSIEWETEVVELEKHRDMDLNALGFDIAEGVNDSYLPGDSVIFVSKVDKGSIAEGRLRVNDWLLKINDVDLTNKDRKQVIKAVLNEEGVINVVVRRRKSLGGRIVTPIQINLAGHKDCGIGLESGVFVASLVTGSPASKDCNLTVGDRLLAINGIELDNKTLSECESLLRSCGNSLSISLIKFFPQSYSGQNLFETLRDSEKTLRLQSGEIHTRSCRNSKHNCSTQTDVCSCNSGSREEEVCKDACDSLGSSSSSHSHHKTFSHTSQHTCSVSTSHCPSEPHPALCYPRQDISPHSLTFTPVLSDGNSTQSPVDRGQSFPLKATVGTWPKVIVGASITEANPLSVFKKPKQRKSIFDVAAFRRPETNPQVDYMSQMSKHSPQSSVSEPAHTPPTPPARSDSFRFKHRQQNSSASDSTITSGTPPASVAQTTRPQDEGLVGNQLYYINTPPEKTKNSLKHSEDEGSRHRAEVQEKRRYRPKSAPALRRNVTPLHIPAPMQTQTFSNDDHSPEPVDLLRFSPLRTNRYSMPFAPPSYISISAHPPQRCLAQCPAMAAAARNPVYTAWSNEIQTTNCPSGPSPGIYLHSQSPQHHGPLSLDLSHKRDGDLTEINCSQPPHSTNSLPSAARLSSPGTLQFRAERIKIPPARYSRSAGSDKGSLSHSECSSLTPPMSPVNLDTSSYSSSQSQSSSSSQPRISVSPAAVGDRRREGYFGPVLMTLQPFLGDPRNVTVQKGAEPLGISIVSGENGGVFVSKVTPGSIAHQARLEYGDQLLEFNGINLRNANEQQARLVIGQQCDTVTILAQYNPHMFQLGNHSRSGSQMESISNQPTPQDGVPLSPENHSAVDTLSEQDEGTMTPPSRQTTPATSPHNSFRLPCSVSLRAAETRLVRLKRIHAELGIQICGGNICGIFVEMLDDDSPMKSPDGLLPGDLILEFNGISMKNKTKEDSYLEMLKPAETVTFKVLNCADSLTDIKESPGDGFFIRALYERVAEVEQELSFKKDDILYVEDTLPNGNFGFWMAWHLDESGQKLEKGQIPSKYMMDQEFYRKHSSADVKDENGSSKAMSAAARRSFFRRRLKHKRSGSKDGKELMVLDAISTDSLPITEDGMSLLYQRVQKVDCSFPRAVLILGPLVETVKDMLVKEAPAKFCRCLPEIMKASQQAIERGVKDCVFIDYKRRSGHFDVTTVASIKEITEKDCHCLLDIAPYAIERLHSVHIYPIIIFIRYKNAKQIKEQKDPFYLRDKLSQKHSKEQFEAAQKTEQEYSRFFTGVVQGGSVSNICTQIMTIVEQEQNKVLWIPDGAP